CGGAGGCCGCCCGGAGGCGACTCGGGTGCTCGGCATGCGGCTGGAGACCAGCGACAAGCCGGCCGGCACCGGTGACGGCGGCGTTCTGCAGGTGACCGAGGACAGCTCCGTGCGGCTGCGCTTCTACGGGCTCAGGCTGCACCCGGGCGCCTGGAGGCTCATCCGCTTCACGGAGAGGGACGCGGCGGGGGCCTGCTCGGACTTCACGAAGGACGTCGAGGTCGGGACCGGCATGAACGTGAGCGGCCGGGGCACGGCGGGGCTGGTGCGCGTGCGCGTCAAGCCGCTGCGCAAGAGCCAGCCGAGCAGCGAGTACGTGCTGTGCACGCGCGCCGACGACGGCTGGGAGCCGCTGGGCGACGGGGACGGCCGCCTGCTGGTGGTGGAGGAGAAGAAGTCGCTGTTGCCGCTGTGGCTGCAGGTTAGTCCGGGGCGAGCTGAGCTGAGCTGAGCCGAGCCAAGccaaatacacacatatatatatatatagagagagagagagagatattcttctttttcctttcggcttgtcccgttaggggtcgccacagcgcgtcatctcctgcatcttcctctctcaacaccccaaccgccctcacgtcttccctcaccacatccataaaccttctctttggtcttcctctctctcgctctttttttcctgggagctccatcctcagcacccttctaccaacgtactcactctctcgcctctgaacatgtccaaaaccatccaagtctgctctctcgaatcttgtctccaaaacatccagctttggctgtccctccaatatccaacctgctcactccgagcgagaagatatatatatctatatatatatatatagagagagagagagatacagatacacacacacacaccgcttGAAATCCCCCCCACCCAGGTGATCCTGATCTCGGGACTGCTGCTTCTGTCGGGCATGTTCAGCGGCCTCAACCTGGGCCTGATGGCGCTGGACCCCATGGAGCTGCGCATCGTCCAGAGCTGCGGGACGGACAAGGAGAAGAAGTACGCCCGCAAGATCGAGCCCATCCGCAGCAAGGGCAACTACCTGCTGTGCTCGCTGCTCCTGGGCAACGTCCTGGTCAACACCACCCTCACCATCCTGCTGGACGACCTGACGGGCTCGGGCCCCGGCGCCGTGGCCGCCTCCACCGTGGGCATCGTCATCTTCGGCGAGATCGCGCCCCAGGCGCTGTGCTCGCGCCACGGGCTGGCCGTGGGCGCCGACACCATCGCGCTCACCAAGTTCTTCATGTTGCTGACCTTCCCGCTCAGCTTCCCCGTCAGCAAGCTGCTGGACGTGCTGCTGGGCCAGGAGATCGGAACCGTGTACAACCGCGAGAAGCTGGTGGGGATGCTCAAGGTCACCGAGCCCTACAACGACCTGGTCAAGGAGGAGCTCAACATGATCCAGGGGGCGCTGGAGCTGCGCACCAAGACGGTGGAGGACGTCATGACGCCGCTGGCCGACTGCTTCATGATCCAGGTTCGGCTGTTTTTGGGGTGGCTGCGTATTCGCGAGGGATCCTTCGCATCCACTTCCCCGCTCGTAAGACCCCGTGTCTTCCTCGGCCCGCTTTGCCACTAACGATACCGGCGCCAGTTAATCGGCACTCGTCGCCCCGTGGACCCTGACTCCTTTTGCCTAACTCGTAAAGTAGATCTTTACCTCGTTTTCGCAGTCGTGAAAGACATTTTCCCAGCAAGACCAGTAAGTCTACCTGCGCGCTAAGTTACAGCTGCGACTACGACGCTCTTGGCCTTCAGTAGTAGAAGAACTTTGGCGTACTAGTAGGACAAGTGCATGTTCCTGGTGAACAGCTCCACGCTCCTCGCGGTACGAGtggaaatttaaatttttttttttgccttactcGTGTGAAATCCGGTCACGGTCATGCAGAACCTTAAGAGTTTTTTCGTTGGAGTTAACTTTGGATGCGACTTTTTCCTCGCCCTTGACAGTTGCAGTCGCTAACAAGTCAAGTCACCGCGTTTGGGTTCTCGAATCACGTCGGCCGCTACGCGAGCAAAGTTCTAATTGGTCGCGGGTGCCGCAGGCGGACGCCGTGCTGGACTTCGACACCATGTCGGAGATCATGGAGAGCGGCTACACGCGCATCCCCGTCTTCGACGACGAGCGCTGCAACATCGTGGACATCCTGTACGTCAAGGACTTGGCCTTCGTCGACCCCGACGACTGCACCACGCTCAAGACCATCACCAAGTTCTACAACCACCCCGTCCACTTTGTCTTCCACGACACCAAGTTGGACACCATGCTGGAGGAGTTCAAGAAAGGTCAGAAAGGTCACCAGAAGGCCCctgcgtgcgtgcatgcgtgcgtgagTGTTGACCCCATCTTGACCTCCAAGCGGGAAGCTgtgcgcgtttgtgtgtgtcgCGAACGGCGTACCTTCGTCAGTTCCCGTCAAGGTCGTTCCCGCGACTCACGCCCCCGTCTGGTCGGCAGGCAAATCGCACCTGGCCATCGTGCAGAAGGTCAACGACGAGGGCGAGTGCGACCCCTTCTACCAGGTGCTGGGATTGGTCACCCTGGAAGACGTCATCGAGGAGATCATCAAGTCGGAGATCCTGGACGAGTCCGACCTTTACAGTCAGTCGCCCGAGACGGGCGGTCCCCCCCCCGCGGCACCGTTTCCCGTCCCCTGACGGGCGTTTGTCTCCCCGCAGCCGACAACCGCACCAAGAAGCGAGTGGACGCCGCCAAGAGCAAACGGGACTTCTCGGCGTTCAGACCCGACAGCGACGCCAAGGCCAAGATCTCGCCGCAGCTGACGCTGGCCGCGCACCGTTTCCTGGCGACAGGTGAGCGCGCTTCCTGTCGGGCGTCGGCGCTTTCTGCGGAAACTTGGCCTTCGACCTCTGACGTCGTTTCAGGACCTTGTTTCATTTCTCGGCGGCAAACGCCTTTTGGGACAAAATCCTTTACGGTGAAAATGTCTGCTTTTCTGTGGCGCCTCCTAGAGGTGAGCCCGTTCGGCGCCCTCCACGTGACCGAGAAGGTCCTGCTGAGGATCTTGAGGCATCCCGACGTCGTGCAGGAGCTCAAgttcgacgacgacgacaagcGCGCCCCGCAGCACTTCCTGTACCAGCGCGGCAAGCCCGTCGACTACTTTGTCCTCATCCTGCAAGTACGTCGGATAATCACGACACCGGGAGTTGATTTGGTTTTCCGTTGCTCCGGCGAGACGAAAGTTGACGTTGAACACTTAAAAGTTAACGTCGACGTTAGCAATGATGTCAGATGAAGATAACCTTGAACGGATCAATTTGGAACATAATATTGTGGAAGCTAA
This DNA window, taken from Syngnathoides biaculeatus isolate LvHL_M chromosome 17, ASM1980259v1, whole genome shotgun sequence, encodes the following:
- the LOC133490639 gene encoding metal transporter CNNM4 isoform X2; its protein translation is MTWRQMPAATTSGADGGRPEATRVLGMRLETSDKPAGTGDGGVLQVTEDSSVRLRFYGLRLHPGAWRLIRFTERDAAGACSDFTKDVEVGTGMNVSGRGTAGLVRVRVKPLRKSQPSSEYVLCTRADDGWEPLGDGDGRLLVVEEKKSLLPLWLQVILISGLLLLSGMFSGLNLGLMALDPMELRIVQSCGTDKEKKYARKIEPIRSKGNYLLCSLLLGNVLVNTTLTILLDDLTGSGPGAVAASTVGIVIFGEIAPQALCSRHGLAVGADTIALTKFFMLLTFPLSFPVSKLLDVLLGQEIGTVYNREKLVGMLKVTEPYNDLVKEELNMIQGALELRTKTVEDVMTPLADCFMIQADAVLDFDTMSEIMESGYTRIPVFDDERCNIVDILYVKDLAFVDPDDCTTLKTITKFYNHPVHFVFHDTKLDTMLEEFKKGKSHLAIVQKVNDEGECDPFYQVLGLVTLEDVIEEIIKSEILDESDLYTDNRTKKRVDAAKSKRDFSAFRPDSDAKAKISPQLTLAAHRFLATEVSPFGALHVTEKVLLRILRHPDVVQELKFDDDDKRAPQHFLYQRGKPVDYFVLILQGRVEVEAGNENMKFETGPFSYYGVMALSTPALAVTPPLSPSVASPPPRRLSLKRFSVFSRFPEFRSPSHGGNLNRSASIGGGGPEGGSIGGGGNGQIPGTPFQYVPDFCVRALGDLQFVKITRAQYQNGLLASRLESTPQSPEGSQQRLDAAPSDARPGRSAATGGGFPGRRLSQSSLTSNRAAPAPTAAADAVPGETTVLLGEQRNCVDPRRAGQPLAAQQAHAESTI
- the LOC133490639 gene encoding metal transporter CNNM4 isoform X1: MELKVFDVTFLFNLFQTFVTFFESADGGRPEATRVLGMRLETSDKPAGTGDGGVLQVTEDSSVRLRFYGLRLHPGAWRLIRFTERDAAGACSDFTKDVEVGTGMNVSGRGTAGLVRVRVKPLRKSQPSSEYVLCTRADDGWEPLGDGDGRLLVVEEKKSLLPLWLQVILISGLLLLSGMFSGLNLGLMALDPMELRIVQSCGTDKEKKYARKIEPIRSKGNYLLCSLLLGNVLVNTTLTILLDDLTGSGPGAVAASTVGIVIFGEIAPQALCSRHGLAVGADTIALTKFFMLLTFPLSFPVSKLLDVLLGQEIGTVYNREKLVGMLKVTEPYNDLVKEELNMIQGALELRTKTVEDVMTPLADCFMIQADAVLDFDTMSEIMESGYTRIPVFDDERCNIVDILYVKDLAFVDPDDCTTLKTITKFYNHPVHFVFHDTKLDTMLEEFKKGKSHLAIVQKVNDEGECDPFYQVLGLVTLEDVIEEIIKSEILDESDLYTDNRTKKRVDAAKSKRDFSAFRPDSDAKAKISPQLTLAAHRFLATEVSPFGALHVTEKVLLRILRHPDVVQELKFDDDDKRAPQHFLYQRGKPVDYFVLILQGRVEVEAGNENMKFETGPFSYYGVMALSTPALAVTPPLSPSVASPPPRRLSLKRFSVFSRFPEFRSPSHGGNLNRSASIGGGGPEGGSIGGGGNGQIPGTPFQYVPDFCVRALGDLQFVKITRAQYQNGLLASRLESTPQSPEGSQQRLDAAPSDARPGRSAATGGGFPGRRLSQSSLTSNRAAPAPTAAADAVPGETTVLLGEQRNCVDPRRAGQPLAAQQAHAESTI
- the LOC133490639 gene encoding metal transporter CNNM4 isoform X3 yields the protein MELKVFDVTFLFNLFQTFVTFFESADGGRPEATRVLGMRLETSDKPAGTGDGGVLQVTEDSSVRLRFYGLRLHPGAWRLIRFTERDAAGACSDFTKDVEVGTGMNVSGRGTAGLVRVRVKPLRKSQPSSEYVLCTRADDGWEPLGDGDGRLLVVEEKKSLLPLWLQVILISGLLLLSGMFSGLNLGLMALDPMELRIVQSCGTDKEKKYARKIEPIRSKGNYLLCSLLLGNVLVNTTLTILLDDLTGSGPGAVAASTVGIVIFGEIAPQALCSRHGLAVGADTIALTKFFMLLTFPLSFPVSKLLDVLLGQEIGTVYNREKLVGMLKVTEPYNDLVKEELNMIQGALELRTKTVEDVMTPLADCFMIQADAVLDFDTMSEIMESGYTRIPVFDDERCNIVDILYVKDLAFVDPDDCTTLKTITKFYNHPVHFVFHDTKLDTMLEEFKKGKSHLAIVQKVNDEGECDPFYQVLGLVTLEDVIEEIIKSEILDESDLYTDNRTKKRVDAAKSKRDFSAFRPDSDAKAKISPQLTLAAHRFLATEVSPFGALHVTEKVLLRILRHPDVVQELKFDDDDKRAPQHFLYQRGKPVDYFVLILQGRVEVEAGNENMKFETGPFSYYGVMALSTPALEFRSPSHGGNLNRSASIGGGGPEGGSIGGGGNGQIPGTPFQYVPDFCVRALGDLQFVKITRAQYQNGLLASRLESTPQSPEGSQQRLDAAPSDARPGRSAATGGGFPGRRLSQSSLTSNRAAPAPTAAADAVPGETTVLLGEQRNCVDPRRAGQPLAAQQAHAESTI
- the LOC133490639 gene encoding metal transporter CNNM4 isoform X4 → MRLETSDKPAGTGDGGVLQVTEDSSVRLRFYGLRLHPGAWRLIRFTERDAAGACSDFTKDVEVGTGMNVSGRGTAGLVRVRVKPLRKSQPSSEYVLCTRADDGWEPLGDGDGRLLVVEEKKSLLPLWLQVILISGLLLLSGMFSGLNLGLMALDPMELRIVQSCGTDKEKKYARKIEPIRSKGNYLLCSLLLGNVLVNTTLTILLDDLTGSGPGAVAASTVGIVIFGEIAPQALCSRHGLAVGADTIALTKFFMLLTFPLSFPVSKLLDVLLGQEIGTVYNREKLVGMLKVTEPYNDLVKEELNMIQGALELRTKTVEDVMTPLADCFMIQADAVLDFDTMSEIMESGYTRIPVFDDERCNIVDILYVKDLAFVDPDDCTTLKTITKFYNHPVHFVFHDTKLDTMLEEFKKGKSHLAIVQKVNDEGECDPFYQVLGLVTLEDVIEEIIKSEILDESDLYTDNRTKKRVDAAKSKRDFSAFRPDSDAKAKISPQLTLAAHRFLATEVSPFGALHVTEKVLLRILRHPDVVQELKFDDDDKRAPQHFLYQRGKPVDYFVLILQGRVEVEAGNENMKFETGPFSYYGVMALSTPALAVTPPLSPSVASPPPRRLSLKRFSVFSRFPEFRSPSHGGNLNRSASIGGGGPEGGSIGGGGNGQIPGTPFQYVPDFCVRALGDLQFVKITRAQYQNGLLASRLESTPQSPEGSQQRLDAAPSDARPGRSAATGGGFPGRRLSQSSLTSNRAAPAPTAAADAVPGETTVLLGEQRNCVDPRRAGQPLAAQQAHAESTI